The sequence AGACTTACCTACATTTGGCTTGCCAATAATACTTACATAGCCACACTTAAATTCTTTAGTCTTCATTTAATAACTCCCATTTTTCTACCGTCCTCTTTAGATAAGCTAAAAAAGCTTTAAGTCCTTCTTCAGGAATAATAATAGAATTTCTCTTCTTATTAGATAACTCGTTAATTTCTAAAATCTTCCTTTGGAATTCTCTTTTAAGTCAAAAAAGTAAGTTTTAGACTCCATTTCAAATTTATAGGTAAACAATTCATTACTGACACTCTGGTTATCTTCTTTCATCTTTACTCCTTTAAGAATCAAGTAACTTCTTTTTGATTGCCTTGATAGCTGAGATGTTAAGGTATCTTTCAGCCTTTAGTAAATCCATATCTGTATTTACATTAAGAAAAGCTTTATCGAGATCGCTTAGAGAGCTGATCTCTTCTTCCGCGATGGATCTTACTTTAGCTAACTCATATAACCTTTTAAAGGAATAGATACCTTCTTTTATACTTTTCTCCACTAAAGGTAGACAACTCTTATTATATATTGCCCCAAGAAATTGAAGCTTGCCTTTGATTTGAAAAGCTACAATATCAATCTCATCAGCTTGGTTGATTAGGTATTTTATTAAATTAGCCTCTAAAAAAGGTTGGTCGCAGCCAACTACAAAATTATAATTACTTTTAGAATTTAATAAACCAGTATATAGCCCTACTAAAGGCCCTTTTTCAGGAATAAGATCAATAAATACCTTTAAGTCGTATTCTTTATACCTTTCTTCTTTATCGGCAATGACAATAATCTCTTTAAATACTTTCTTTAATTCAGTGATCATCCGAGTGATTATCTTTACTTCTCCTACTTCCATAAAAGCCTTATATTTAGTAGTCCGACTACTTTTACCTCCAGCTAAAATAATAGCGGTCATTTGTTCTTCCAATAAAAATCTCCATTATATATTTAGTAGTCCGACTACTTTTACCTCCAGCTAAAATAATAGCGGTCATTTGTTCTTCCAATAAAAAGCTCCGTTACTAAAATCTTCCTTTATTTAAATCTTACATCTCACAAAATTAGCTACAAATTCACTCTGAGGTCTTTGAAATATTTCTTCTGGTCTTCCTACTTGAATAATCTTTCCATTATTCATAATCGCCAGACGATCAGCTAAAGGTAAAACTAAATCATGGTCATGGGTTACTTGAATAGTAGTCATCTTTAACTCTTGCTGAACCTTTCGTAATTCATCTTGCAACCTTTTTTTTAAGTCAGGATGAAGAGACGAGAGGGGTTCATCAAGTAATAAGACTTTTG is a genomic window of bacterium containing:
- a CDS encoding molybdenum cofactor guanylyltransferase, whose product is MEEQMTAIILAGGKSSRTTKYKAFMEVGEVKIITRMITELKKVFKEIIVIADKEERYKEYDLKVFIDLIPEKGPLVGLYTGLLNSKSNYNFVVGCDQPFLEANLIKYLINQADEIDIVAFQIKGKLQFLGAIYNKSCLPLVEKSIKEGIYSFKRLYELAKVRSIAEEEISSLSDLDKAFLNVNTDMDLLKAERYLNISAIKAIKKKLLDS